The genomic DNA GAAACATTGTTATTTGCTCAAGTCACCCAGCAATTTTTCTCGCAAGTAGCGCCCACCTCTTTCAAATAATTTAGCTGGTATGACATAGTTGCGATATTTACAAGGGGAGCTCTTTAATAAGTCTATTTCCATTGAAAGTGGTAACCTGGTATGCTTTTTCTTTTGATCATACTGATGAGCTGCTGTTCGTGACTTGAAACTTTCTGCCATGCGAGCTCCCTGTGGTTAACTGCCAGAAACCACATGGACTCACCATCCCGAGGCATGTAGCGGACAGCGTGGATATGAATGCCGCAGTAGTGGAAAAGGAACTCGTGCGAGTGAGCTGCGGACTCATTGCGGAGCAACGGGAGTATGTTGCTGCCATCTATGATGCGATCCCGAGGAGGCTCTGCCCCAGCCAGTGCCAGCAGCGTGGGCAGCATGTCGAGCTGGCTTGTTGACACCTCAATCTTGTGGCCACGGGGAATGCGTTCCGGCCAGGAAACCACTGTGGGCACGCGTATTCCCCCTTCCCACCCTCCCATGGTCTTCCCACCTGCATTGCAAAGAAGGAAAcgtgtttgaaagaaaaagttgccAGTCACCTGGGCACATCTTCACATGACTTCACTTACATAAGTGTCACCTACAATAGGCATTCACTATGGTGATAGTCTCGTCAGCAAGCCAACAGCAGATGCTCAAATTCCACCCAATGATCAAAAGTTCTCTTGTGTAAAAATGAAGAAACACTCTTTTGTAAGAGAAGTTTTGTGAATAGAGACCTTGATTGTGAAATGGGAACTCTGCTCTACTCAGTAGCCAGACTTGAACTTCCTCTCTGCAAGTTACACTTGTGATGCCTCTTGCCTAAGCCTCTTGTACGTCATATGTGCCTCTGGGATGCCTAGTCATGCAAAATTTCATTTTCAGTAGCAGGTTACACTGTTTAGTGGAGTCTACTGTGGGTCATATATGCATGCACAAAATTTTACTTGTGCCTTAGAGTTTCTACTGCTTTATGAAGCCTTTTGTCTGAAGCCTATTCTGTGCCCTCCAAGAGTGTAGCCCCGATAAGTTTTACCTGGAATAGCAATTTATACTTACCGTTTGCCCTGATTTGTGAGCTGAAAAAAGCAAACTAAAAACTAAAGCTGGGTGTGAGCTCAAACTTACTCTTAACAGGCCGTGAATGCAGGTACATAGAGGAAATGGCAACAATACCCTAGTTTCCTGCTTGTAACTTGAACGTATAACACAGGCAAATATGATGATTTCTCCCAGCCTTTACAAAAGACAAGATGATATCAGAGCTCCCGAATCGGTCATCGCCACTTTTACTGCTGCTCTGTCAAAGCACTGTATGGCTTCATGGCAATGCCTTGCACACTTCCCTGAAGCTGCACCCGAGGGCAAAACTCGAGTTTAAACTGCACGTACACTTTGCACATATTTCTTGAATTTTTGGTAAGCTTTGGGGATGTGAACATGAGGTATGATTTTAATGGTGGACTGGTACCTCTGAAGATGCCATTGTGGCCACCTTCCCTCTCGCCATTTACTCCAACCTCTTGGATGTGGCCGCCATTGTCAGAAGTGAAGTAGACAAAAGTGTTGTTTGCCTGGCCCGTCTCCTGCAACAGTTCTGTAACCTGCGCGAAACGGGGCAACGGATATCATTTCAGAATGACACTAGCAACAGCTCAAATGTTGTTCCAGCAATAGACAAGTGCTGGAACACAGTACGGTTCCAACACTTCTCCCTTTTGCCCCTCTGATACACAAGTCGGCTGCACCAACATCGGAGGGGTGGAAGAGAGAAGGGTGCAGGAGGACCGCAATGTGTAGGGCAATGCGACGAAGGTATGCCATGTCGAGTGCATGGAACAAAGGTGGATGTGGGGCATGCTGGTGAATACAAcagctcacttttttttgttctgtttaaGGATTTCGCATTCTTCTTTTCAGCACACATACCCAGTAGCCAGGTTTAATTGCTATAACCAATAACACGGCATGGGAGCGTTGTAGTAAGCGGTTCACTTTACCATAGAACACATGTAAAAGTCAAAGGTGCATCGGCTACTCATTGTTATAATCAAatgtattgttaaaactggtTAAATCATTTTCTAGCTGACTGAACTGCCATGCTGGCAGTtcccatagacactagcaccaGATGTTAAAGCAATGCTTTCATTGCCTCTTCCCTAGGGCTTGGCCTACCTCGTCCTTTTCTCACCGGATATATGCTGGGTATGTGCTGTCTTGCCTAGtaggcaacttgggtcactgtgtatggtGCCACTGGCTATGTGCTCACCTTTGGCCGATCCTTCAGAAGGGATGCGCCACTGTGACAAAAGGGGTGTGAAGCCTTAAATGTGTTAACTGTCATTTTTCTCTGTGCTTACAGCTGTCATCAATATTCTCTCTCAGCAAACATCAAGTTTCGCCTCTGTCCTCGTGACGCAGACAGCTACAGGCAACAAGGCTATGCTTGTGTCATCCATTAGTGCTGCTACACCTCGCTAACTCAAACAAGCTTTGCGTCATAAGTAGgttttaactttttttattaaaaaaaaataaactatggggctttatgtgccaaaaccaagatgTGGAAATTTGGGTCACTTGGGGCTcttctgagtacacgggtgtctgAGTACTCggagtacacgggtgtcttcgcattttgcGCCCATCGAACCTTTATTGTGTTTATAAACAGTCATGCCAAAACAATGGTACCCATTTCAATACAGGGTTACTATTCTTTCAATGATAATTTATTGTAGGCGATCGTCACCCATGACAGCGAAAGGTGGCCTCACCTTGCCAATGGCCCAGTCCAGCTCCTCAACGTTGTCACCGTAGCGGCCGTGTGCGCTCTTGCCGGCAAAGAACGGGTGCGAGAACAGTGCCGTGTGCACGTGGACGAAGGAGAGGAAGAGTAGGAAGGGCTTCCCTTCTGCGACTGCGGAGCGCACGAACTGCTGGGACTCGGCGACAAGTCTCTGCGTCATGCCCGGCAGCCGAATGGGCTGCTCAACTATGTCGAAATTCCGCATAACCACGCCGTTGAGTGTTGGGATGTTCTTGATGAAGAACATAAGTGCGGCGGGGTCGAGGAAAAAGAGGGTGAACACAAATGATGCAAGGACTGGTCTTCCGCTACGGAGGAGCAGGTAGGAGAAAGCGGCACTGAGCGCCATAGCGGTGTAGCAGAAGCGGAAGAGGTTGGGAACATATGTAGTGACCACACTGCCGCTATTGGTGCCGAAGTCCTTGAGGTTCGTCAGGGGTAGTCCGTAGAAGTAGTCGAAACCGTGATGCAGCGGGTGGTGGCAGGGGTCCTTCTTGGACGTGCAGTACAAGCCCAGGTGCCACTTGCCTGCGGCATTAGTTAACAGCATTAGGTGTCAAATCAAAATGAAATTATGGAATTTAATGTATTTAGAGATGCCGTAGTGGAAAGTTGTGCATTCATTCTGACCATCTGGGGTTTTTcaatatgcacctaaatctaaatacacaagCGTTCTTGTATTCCTTCCCATTGGAATCTGGCTTTGGCAGCCAGGATTCAAACCCACGACATCTTggtcagcagcagaacaccacagccactgagccaacATAGCGGGTAACACCACTAAAAATCATCTAAGAAATTTACGGTTATGAAGAAACTTCAGCTCAGGAGCACAAAAACAAGCCAATTGCTTTTGACGCTTTCTTAGGCTCCATTCCCCCCACTTTACTGTTTGTATGTTTCTGGCTGTTTATGGGAGGAGATTTGCAACTTGTTGCAATTATGATGTAATAATTGTTGAATGTGATCAATTTGCACATCACCAAGGTGTTTGAAGCCAGCTTGACAAAGCCTATGCAAATtcacatcattatcatcatcaaaaACATAATCGGCCTATTTACATCCACTGCACGGCGTAGGCATCTTTCAGTGATCTgcgattacccctgtcttgctAAGTACAcaagttgtgcctgcaaatttcctagcTTCATCACACCACTTAATTCTCTGCcttcttcgactgcgcttccctgcaattggcacccattctgtaactgtaataGACCACTGTGCTCTTTCAACATGCCTAGCACTGATTCATTTGCCACTCAGAAGTAAGACACTTGTAGAAAGAAGGTTCTCACCTATGTATCCTGTGATGTAACCTTGCTGTTGAAGAACCTTGGCAAACGTAGTCTCATTTGCAGGTAGCCCACCACTTGCTGCGACTATTATGAACACCTTGTTCTTAAAGTAGCTTTCCATGCCTGGAACCCAAAGGTAATAAATTAAGAGACCTACATTTACCAGTGGCCAGTGGCCATAGGAGTAGGAAATAGAGGGAAATGTGAAGTGATGCTCAATGCACATGATTTAACACAACAATGGCTGATCGTGTGCCTCCCATATGTAGTACCTTGTAATGCATATGTTCATGCCACCGCTGCTGAACGCTGGCCATCTCTGACCAGCAAGACAACCTTGCACAGAGTCATTATAAGTTTCAACTGTCCTTGAGGCATTCAGGGAACCACAATCATCTTTTACCGCTCAGTAACTGTAGATACTATGATGGGCAACTTAGGCATAAACGGCAAGGTACAAAATAGAATGTTTCTTGTTGTAGAACCACTACATGTTGCATTGCCAACAACTGCGTAGGGCCTAAACTATGTTTATGTGTCGAAGTTGCGCTGACGTCATGAAAAAGTGGTGAAACCAGAAACAAAACAAATCACTATAATTAGCTGTACCTTCTTGGTTCAGACAAATGTCGGAAGGTAACAGTACAGAGTAGGTGCTCGTTTCAACCACGTCTGTCTCGCTTTTTAGCAGTTTGGGCTTCCTACCTGTGTCACATTTCAACTGGTTCCTTCGCTAGCATAAGCGTCACAAAGCAAGCTATGTGTAAGTGCACTTTGCACCTTGGGATAGAGGCTGGTTGGACTGCCAAACAACCTTTCTGAAACAGGCACTTGCCTGAGCGCACAGGGTACCTGCCCGTGAGCAGCGCTGCTCTGCTTGGAGTACAAACGGCTGCGGCTGCCGTGTGCTGAGTCAGCACGGCTCCATTTTGCGCCAGCCTGCAGCAAACGAAGACAAGGCAGAAAGTATGAACTTACTAGAGTGCGGATGTTTTACGTCACAATAACGCCTACGAATTCGAACATTTGTAAAATCAAATGGACACCATACAGAGGAGAAGGGGAAAAGCCTGTTGAGGGCACAAAGGAATACATACAAACTTTTTTAACAATTATTCACCTTTAGACATGGCACACAAGAAGATGCATATTGCTGACTGACTCTTTTTTGTGGTACTCCTGTGCCATGCTCTCTAAAAAATTTTGTGACAATATCTttgtttgccaagtgacaaggggTAGCCAGTGCCACCTAAAGGCGTCAACTTCTATTACATAATGTCAATAAAACATTAAAAAACATGACACAGCAGAGATCAACAACCAACACATTGTTTTCTGATCACAGTGGCCTTTTCAATGACTTTGCCACTGCGCGTCTTGCAAGAGGGTGTTGGTATGGACTAGTTGGTATGGAATCTTGTAGTGGAAAAGAgtgcaagaaagaaggactggaaaaaaaatttaattctgggatCTTGCAAgctaaaaccacgatatgattatgaagcacaccgccagtgggggactccggaacaaTTTCAaacatctggggtcctttaatgtGTACCCAGTGCACGGTACATGGGCATTCTTGCAGTTCGCTCCCAATGAAATGCTGCCACCATGGCCAGGAATTGATAAAAAGCAAGGACTGAGATACAGACAATACAAGATCTGCGTGTTGTGTGTCTCTCGTGCTGTTTTCCACAACAAAATGCCGATTTTGTTTGCTACAAGAAACTTGTCTAAATAAGCTTGCTCGAAAAGTACTCCTGCTGCATCCATTCACCATCAGAAGTTATCTAATGGAAAGTTCGGAGACTTACAAGCGGAACTTTCCGGCAAACAAATTTATTTTTCACAAATGGTGAGGCAGCATTCATAAAATGAGCCGAAATTCGTAAGCCTTACTAAAAATTTGGGAAAGTTGGTAGGTATGTAATAACACCTGCCATACGAGTAAGTAATGATTATTCAAGTATATGCTGCTTCCGCTGACCTAATCAAAATGTACCGCTTCTTAATGCTTTTGCAATTAGTTCTTCAGAATGATGTAAGGTAGAGAAATGTTCATGAAcgagaaaattgtcatccaccaaaatgtagcatgaagctacaaaagaaactcgTGTGGTTTTCTCAGAAAtgaagcttcgcagttgaagaaaaattcgtcctgattTGGGATTCGAACCCAGGACCAATGCTTTTCCGGGACAGtggctctaccatctgagccaaCCAGAAGGCTAGCACACTGCAGCGTGGGAGTGAATTAATCAACAAATCAAAGCACAGGGACACCGAATCAATTCTGCGGAATTACGCAAGCTGGAAATGGTTCATGAAAGGGAACATTGTCATCCACTCCAAtgcagcatgaagctacaaagcaCTTTACACTATTAACACTATACGCGAGATCTTTTTAACACTATATATTCGCAAGATCCTCAGAGTGCCAAAATAAAATGGTGTGAAATTGTGCTTGTACGTCTGATTGGTTCACCTCACCAGTCCATCTGCTGCGCAAGCAAAATGGAGATGAGTTCGTGGGTCTGTAAGCAATGAAAAAGGCAAGACGAAGAATTGCTGTAAAACAAAGTGCAGGGCTTAATGTCCCAAAGCTGCATATAGTGAGTTGTGACGAATGCACAAACACTTGTAAGCCACCTGTTATCTAATACTATAGCCACATTAGTATCAAGAACGTTGTATGCAAAATGGTTCCATCAGATTCTGCAAGATGCATGATGACCGCGGCTGACTTTGAAGATGGCTTTATCGGTGTTTAACTACCTTTAATATTTCAAAAATGCTGCATACCATAGGTTactgacttttttttatttttattttttgtgaggTATCATTACTTCAGGTATTGAAACAGTCTTGATGGATAAGTGACACTAGCCATTTGCAGTCATAGATACCTGTCTATGTTCGGCGTGGATATAGTGTTGTTGCCGAAGCAGCCCACGTCACCGTAACCGAGGTCGTCGGCGAGAAGCACTACGATGTTTGGTCGCCGGGGCGTCGCGCACACGTTGACCGCGagtaacagcagcagcagcagcagcagcagggtaGCAGGACATCGCCGCAGAAACGGCCCCATGGCTCACGTCTACGAATCACCAAACGTCAGATGAAAGTTATGTGAAATACACGCGCACAGATCTCGAACACTTGTGTCCTGTCAATGCGCGCGACACCGGCCGATCTCGCGCGAGCATGGCATATCTATTTAAGGCGCATGCAGTATCCACTAAAATCGCTTTAAAACATCGGAGCAAGAACAAACAAAAGCAACTGAAAACACGCGCTCCATTTAGGCCAGCAAGACAATCGTATAGCATAAGTTTCCACTGCACACATCTGTTTGGTTTCGCATATGACAGCTGTTTGATGCACGGGCGCGCGAGCACAGCAGCAGGTGCACGCACTGCACCGCCGTTTGACCCCAGTTTGCGAATAATCATTTAATATCCCGTTGGCCTGAAGCAATGAAACGGCGAAATGCAGGTGCTGCTCATCGAGCACGGGCACATCCGCGAGCTATTGAAGTGCGTGATACACAGATATACGAGCAAAATACACGCGTCGTGACATGAATTCCCACCTTGGTACTCTCCGCCGCCTCAACCTTTCATATCGCACCTGATAATCGCGGGACCATCAAGTTTTTTAACAGACTGTCTGAAACCTATGCGCCTATACTTCGTGTTATCTCCGCATCATCCTTCCAATGCGAAGGCATTTGTTGACACAGCGGTGCTGGGCAGCCTTTGGAGAGCTTGCCACTCCCACCAAGTGCAGACAACTATTTTCATCGTACTGATTGTACTGCGATCGCTCTCTTATCGCTCATGACAAGTATCGCAAGAGGCAACGAGTGACCAATCACACTGCTACACTTTTACGCACCTGAGAGCAACCAGCGCTAGCGCATGCTAGCGCTTTTCGATTTTTTAGTTGCTTTTAGCGCCATGGATTGACCGGTGGCTGGCATCAAATCGCACGTCAGAGTTTTCTGTGGTCAGGGTATcagcggccacataatcagcagAATGAAGATTTTCTTAATATAATCATTAGCTATACAGTATATATTAGTTCATAGCGCCGCTATGCGTGTTTCTATTTCTACAACGAAAGCCATATCTGTATTTCGCATGCCACCCGTCAGAATAGCACAATAAAATCCTTCATTTGTTTTGACGTCACCGCTACCGCTTTGACAAGACGGTAGTCGTGTTGTGGGATTGTGCACGCGTAGTTTAACGTTTGTAGGACAGAACTGCCCATTGAATTGAATTATGACAGGAGAAGGCAGGACTCACGATAAGGGTCATTACAATAGAGGCAAGTGCACCGGCTGCTTGTTCTCGCTAACGGTGTCcgacaaagagaaagaaattgttgACGCGTCCGTCTTTGCTGTTTCATTCGGCGTTCACGACTCGCGCGTTCACTCGATACGTTGAACTACTGTTCGCA from Dermacentor albipictus isolate Rhodes 1998 colony chromosome 7, USDA_Dalb.pri_finalv2, whole genome shotgun sequence includes the following:
- the LOC135914397 gene encoding steryl-sulfatase-like, translated to MGPFLRRCPATLLLLLLLLLLAVNVCATPRRPNIVVLLADDLGYGDVGCFGNNTISTPNIDRLAQNGAVLTQHTAAAAVCTPSRAALLTGRYPVRSGMESYFKNKVFIIVAASGGLPANETTFAKVLQQQGYITGYIGKWHLGLYCTSKKDPCHHPLHHGFDYFYGLPLTNLKDFGTNSGSVVTTYVPNLFRFCYTAMALSAAFSYLLLRSGRPVLASFVFTLFFLDPAALMFFIKNIPTLNGVVMRNFDIVEQPIRLPGMTQRLVAESQQFVRSAVAEGKPFLLFLSFVHVHTALFSHPFFAGKSAHGRYGDNVEELDWAIGKVTELLQETGQANNTFVYFTSDNGGHIQEVGVNGEREGGHNGIFRGGKTMGGWEGGIRVPTVVSWPERIPRGHKIEVSTSQLDMLPTLLALAGAEPPRDRIIDGSNILPLLRNESAAHSHEFLFHYCGIHIHAVRYMPRDGSGVWKVHFMSPDPTLCTYVCHCYGHYVLRHDPPLVYHLNSDPSESRSLGEGDDPRVPRVVEAARAAVAKHKASMQGVPQQFDFLNSVWRPWLQPCCSYPFCSCRENFTLTASL